A window of Chryseobacterium sp. IHB B 17019 genomic DNA:
TCAAAAAGCAGTCGCTCCCCGAATTTTTGTTCATTAATTTTTCCGTTGTCGTAAACCAGATTTCCGTTGACAAAAGTGTGAGTGACTTTAGAATGGAAATTCATTCCTTCCAATGGGCTCCAACCGCATTTGTACAGGACATTTTCTTTGGCGACAGTCCAGTTTTCATTTAAATCAACCAAAACTAAATCGGCTTTGTAGCCTTCTCTCACAAAACCTCTTTTTTCAACTCTGAAAAGAATCGCAGGATTATGAGACATTTTTTCAACGATTTTTTCTAAAGAAATTTTTCCGTTTTTATAATTTTCCAGCATTACAACCAATGAATGCTGCACCAAAGGCGCTCCGGAAGGACATTTTGTGTAGACATTCTGTTTTTCTTCCCATGTATGAGGCGCATGATCGGTTGCAATCACATCAATTCTGTCATCCAACAACGCTTCCCAAAGTCCGTCCTTGTCTTTTTGCGTTTTTACGGCAGGATTCCATTTGATTAACCCGCCTTTTGTGTCGTAATCTTCATTTGTGAAAGTCAGGTGATGAACACAAACTTCCGCGGTAATTTTTTTATCTTTTAAAGGAATATCATTTCTGAAAAGTTCCGTTTCCTTTGCTGTCGACAAATGGAAAACGTGAAGTCTTGCTCCTGTTTTTTTCGCCAGTTCAATTGCCTTTGATGAAGATTTATAACAAGCTTCTTCACTTCTGATCAAGTGATGAAATTTCACTGGAATATCTTCGCCATATTCATCCAGATATTTTTGAGTATTGGCTTTAATGGTCGCTTCATCTTCACAATGAACGGCGATCAGCATTTTTGTATTGCTAAAAATATTTTCCAGTGTTTCAGGATTGTCGACCAACATATTTCCTGTTGATGAACCTAAAAACAGCTTAATTCCGGGAACATTTCTCGGATTTGTCTTTAAGACTTCCTCCAGATTATCATTCGTTCCACCCATCATAAAACCGTAATTGGCGTAGGCTTTCTGAGAAGCAATTTCGTATTTATCGGCTAATAATTCCTGAGTTACAGCATTGGGAACAGTGTTGGGCTGATCGATAAAACTTGTTGTTCCACCAGCAATTGCAGCACGCGATTCGGTTTCAATATCGCCTTTGTGCGTTAAACCCGGCTCACGGAAATGTACCTGATCATCAATCACGCCCGGTAAAAGATATTTTCCCGAACCATCAATAACTTGATCTGCTTCTTCAGAAATATTAGAATTTATTTTAGAAATTAAATCATTTTCAATTAAAATATCGCCTTCAACAATCTTTCCTTCGTTTACGATTTTTACGTTTTTGATTAAGGTTTTCATTTACTTTTTTAGAAATTAGAGGTTGGATATTAGAAGTTAGATTTGAGTTATGAATTATGAGTTATAAGTAATCACTAATTTCTAACTTCTAATATCCAACCTCTACAAAAAGCAAAATTAAGGTTTATGAATGAATTTTAAGCTTGCTGATAAAAAATCAATTTCTAAATATTTACATTTGCAGAAAAATTTCACATTTTGAAGAAACTTCTTAACGAGACAATTATATATGGAATTGGAGCGATTATGCCGAGGATAATTGTTGTATTGCTTAATTATTTGTTCATTAAAAATATTAATAATGAAGATTTTGCAATTTTCACTAATCTTTATGCACTCATTTCATTTATCAATATTGTTCTCTCTTTCGGCTTTGAAACTGCTTACTTTAGATTTTCCTCAGATAAAGACAATGAGCAGAAAGTTTTCAATACTTCATTTTGGTTTTTATCGGGTTTATCAACTGTTTTCCTGATATTGGTTTTATTATTCAACCAACCAATCGCTAATGTTTTTGGCTATGAAAAAACGCCCGAATTCATCAGATGGTTTGCATGGATTGCATTTTTCGACAATCTTCTTGTGATTCCTCTGGCGTGGTTCAGGTTTCACAATAAGCCAATAAGATATACCGCAATCCGAGTGACACAGGCTGTTTTTCAAAGTATATTTGTTATTGCTTTATTCCTTTATATTCCTCGGGAATTCAGTTTTAAACTAGGTTTAAAAGAAAATGTATCATATCCTTTTTATAGTAATTTAGCATCAAGCTTTTTAGGATTTTTGTTGGTTTTACCAATTATTTTTAAGGTTAAACTTCAATTTTCCAAAGATCTTTTTCTTCAAATGATCAAATATTCCTGGCCTATGATGATTGCCGGTCTCGCTTTTATGGTCAATGAAAATTTTGACAAATTCATTCAGAAATTCATTATTGATGATGGCGATGCCGGAGCTTATGGTGGTTGCTATAAAATGGCTGTTTTGATGACACTTTTCGTTACGGCCTACAGAATGGGAATCGAACCATTTTTCTTCAAACAAATGCAAAACGAAAATGCCAAACTCACGTATGCAAAAGTGACGGAATATTTTTCGTTTTTTGCTTCAATTGTAGCATTGGGAATCATTGCAAACGTTTCATGGATAAAATTTTTGCTTGTCCCAAATAGTTCTTACTGGGTTGCCTTAAATATTATCCCGATTATTGTGATTGCCAACTTATTTTTTGGGATTTATTACAATCTTTCAACCTGGTACAAAGTGACTGACAGAACGCGGGTAGGAACTTATATTTCCTGGACAGGAGCAATTATTACCATTATTTTAAACCTTTTGCTTTTAAGACAATACGGTTTCATGGTTTCAGCTTGGGTGACATTGGCTGCGTATTTCGTCATGATGGTTCTTTCCTATTTTTTAGGTCAAAAATATTATCCTATACCTTATAGGATGAAGAAAATTTCTATTTTTATTGTTCTTCTGGCGGTTTTCAGCTATGCAATTGTAAATTTTTTCGATTACAATTTCTGGATAGGAAACTTACTGTTTCTAGTTTATACAGGAATCCTTATCTATTCTGAAAAAGACATGCTTTTATCCAGAATTAAGAGAAACTAAACTTTGGTCTCTCTTTTGATAATAAACAAATTTATTTTAATGTAAACAAATGTTTAAAAAGATATAAATCATACCACATGAATGGTTTTAATTATTATCTTTAACCTAAATATTAAACAAAACATCTTTATATAATTTATGAAAATTATTGTTCCTATGGCTGGACGTGGTTCCAGATTACGTCCACATACACTGACTGTTCCAAAACCTCTTATTCCTATCGCTGGAAAACCAATTGTACAGAGATTGGTGGAAGATATTGCTAAAGTTGCAGGGGAAAAAATTGAAGAAGTAGCTTTTATCATCGGAGATTTTGGCCCGGAGATTGAAAAATCTTTGATACAGATCGCTGAAAAATTAGGAGCAAAAGGTAGCATTTATTATCAAAACGACCCTCTGGGAACGGCTCACGCTATCAAATGTGCCGAGCAATCCATGAGTGGAGATGTTGTCATTGCTTTTGCAGATACACTTTTCCGTGCAGATTTCGTGCTGGATAAAAATTCAGACGGTGTAATTTGGGTGAAAAGCGTAGAAGATCCTTCCGCTTTCGGAGTTGTAAAACTGGACAACTACGGTTTCATCACTGATTTTGTGGAAAAGCCTCAAACTTTCGTTTCAGATCTTGCCATTATTGGTATTTATTATTTCAGCAGCGCTGAAAAACTGATGAGTGAGATCAATTATATCATGGATAATGATATTAAAAACGGCGGCGAGTATCAACTAACAACTGCATTAGAAAACTTAAGGGCAAAAGGTGCAAAATTCTCTTTAGGAAAAGTAAATGACTGGATGGATTGCGGAAACAAAAACGCGACCGTAGAAACCAACAGCAAAATTCTTGAATACGAAAGAGAGGAAATGTCAACTTTTCCGACTTCGGCTGTTATTGAAAATTCATTGATCATCCAACCTTGTTTTATTGGTGAGAATGTAAGAATTTCAAACTCAAAAGTGGGCCCGGGAGTATCTTTGGGGAATAATACGGTTATTGTAAATTCAAATATTGAAAATTCTTTGATTCAGGAGAATACAAGAATCAATCACGGAAACCTTTCCAATTCAATGATCGGAAATTCTGCTCAGTATTTCGGAGTGGCAAGAGAAATTTCTTTAGGAGATTATTCGGTTTTAGATTTCCTGTCCAAATAGTTATAGACGGAAAATATTTAACTTAAATAAGATATAAT
This region includes:
- a CDS encoding dihydroorotase, encoding MKTLIKNVKIVNEGKIVEGDILIENDLISKINSNISEEADQVIDGSGKYLLPGVIDDQVHFREPGLTHKGDIETESRAAIAGGTTSFIDQPNTVPNAVTQELLADKYEIASQKAYANYGFMMGGTNDNLEEVLKTNPRNVPGIKLFLGSSTGNMLVDNPETLENIFSNTKMLIAVHCEDEATIKANTQKYLDEYGEDIPVKFHHLIRSEEACYKSSSKAIELAKKTGARLHVFHLSTAKETELFRNDIPLKDKKITAEVCVHHLTFTNEDYDTKGGLIKWNPAVKTQKDKDGLWEALLDDRIDVIATDHAPHTWEEKQNVYTKCPSGAPLVQHSLVVMLENYKNGKISLEKIVEKMSHNPAILFRVEKRGFVREGYKADLVLVDLNENWTVAKENVLYKCGWSPLEGMNFHSKVTHTFVNGNLVYDNGKINEQKFGERLLFEVQE
- a CDS encoding lipopolysaccharide biosynthesis protein, giving the protein MKKLLNETIIYGIGAIMPRIIVVLLNYLFIKNINNEDFAIFTNLYALISFINIVLSFGFETAYFRFSSDKDNEQKVFNTSFWFLSGLSTVFLILVLLFNQPIANVFGYEKTPEFIRWFAWIAFFDNLLVIPLAWFRFHNKPIRYTAIRVTQAVFQSIFVIALFLYIPREFSFKLGLKENVSYPFYSNLASSFLGFLLVLPIIFKVKLQFSKDLFLQMIKYSWPMMIAGLAFMVNENFDKFIQKFIIDDGDAGAYGGCYKMAVLMTLFVTAYRMGIEPFFFKQMQNENAKLTYAKVTEYFSFFASIVALGIIANVSWIKFLLVPNSSYWVALNIIPIIVIANLFFGIYYNLSTWYKVTDRTRVGTYISWTGAIITIILNLLLLRQYGFMVSAWVTLAAYFVMMVLSYFLGQKYYPIPYRMKKISIFIVLLAVFSYAIVNFFDYNFWIGNLLFLVYTGILIYSEKDMLLSRIKRN
- a CDS encoding sugar phosphate nucleotidyltransferase; protein product: MKIIVPMAGRGSRLRPHTLTVPKPLIPIAGKPIVQRLVEDIAKVAGEKIEEVAFIIGDFGPEIEKSLIQIAEKLGAKGSIYYQNDPLGTAHAIKCAEQSMSGDVVIAFADTLFRADFVLDKNSDGVIWVKSVEDPSAFGVVKLDNYGFITDFVEKPQTFVSDLAIIGIYYFSSAEKLMSEINYIMDNDIKNGGEYQLTTALENLRAKGAKFSLGKVNDWMDCGNKNATVETNSKILEYEREEMSTFPTSAVIENSLIIQPCFIGENVRISNSKVGPGVSLGNNTVIVNSNIENSLIQENTRINHGNLSNSMIGNSAQYFGVAREISLGDYSVLDFLSK